Proteins from a single region of Acidobacteriota bacterium:
- a CDS encoding YtxH domain-containing protein, translating into MADNQGNSGDKLIYFLIGAGIGAITAMLFAPKSGSELRSDIADATRKGLDYARDTGRDFGERAQEYYQTGVERASDLTSRGRDAVTDLTQRGKDMINNQKAQFAAAIEAGKQGYREAKQADQGRSSAAAEES; encoded by the coding sequence ATGGCAGATAACCAAGGCAACAGCGGAGACAAACTGATTTATTTTTTGATCGGAGCGGGCATTGGCGCAATCACGGCCATGCTATTTGCGCCGAAATCGGGCAGCGAGCTTCGTTCGGATATCGCCGATGCTACACGCAAGGGATTGGATTATGCGCGTGACACCGGACGCGATTTCGGCGAGCGCGCCCAGGAGTATTATCAAACCGGCGTTGAGCGTGCTTCTGACCTGACCTCTCGCGGTCGCGATGCCGTCACCGATCTGACTCAGCGGGGCAAAGACATGATTAACAATCAAAAAGCGCAATTTGCTGCCGCCATCGAAGCCGGCAAACAAGGCTATCGCGAAGCCAAACAGGCCGATCAAGGGCGCAGCAGCGCCGCAGCGGAAGAAAGCTAG
- a CDS encoding putative DNA binding domain-containing protein produces MSRKRHNHSQRPRQQLGSERSYYAYQFDVPAQLTSRAELVRLLRGGEDTFLELKVRYSNAEKITAEIIALANTAGGAMIFGVNDQLRIEGVENPEEVEEELRDICAHQIQPPVFPYINKVAFDSGRRIVILEVDSADRPHRTLDDRFYLREGAIKREASREELSRIYHETYRIGFEQVPLFQADIENDIDESLLWSYVRAVNPGYWGENTKGYPNDVVMRDMGLAVKIQDDWLPTVGGLMLFGLNNRIAELMPRTDVLLTRYSGPHQKANNLPVIESVRLQGNLLRQADGSLNFLKRYVDLREARPSRKTRENGLVQSIEEIFADSYGHFVPGRSNYHRSAIIETLTNFLVHRDLSARDRQARINIYDDCIEFVNPAQPPELPMVSLRYGLTCPPNPRVKAIFTNRHYGTALSAETICGGVAMVCAETINFARRAPEGPSLTNNEFRLKLYGLQ; encoded by the coding sequence ATGTCTCGTAAACGCCACAATCACAGCCAACGCCCACGCCAGCAGCTTGGCTCGGAGCGATCTTATTACGCCTATCAATTTGATGTCCCGGCTCAGTTGACCTCGCGCGCTGAACTGGTTCGATTGCTGCGCGGCGGCGAAGACACCTTCCTGGAACTGAAGGTTCGCTACAGCAACGCCGAAAAGATCACAGCAGAAATCATTGCTTTGGCCAACACCGCCGGAGGCGCGATGATTTTCGGCGTCAACGATCAATTGCGCATCGAAGGCGTTGAAAATCCCGAAGAAGTGGAAGAAGAGCTTCGGGACATTTGCGCCCATCAAATTCAGCCGCCGGTTTTTCCCTACATCAATAAGGTTGCTTTCGACAGCGGACGCCGCATCGTCATTCTGGAAGTGGACTCCGCCGACCGCCCACACCGCACGCTGGATGACCGGTTTTACCTGCGCGAAGGCGCGATCAAACGCGAAGCTTCGCGTGAAGAGCTTTCCAGGATTTACCACGAAACATATCGGATTGGCTTTGAGCAGGTTCCCCTGTTCCAGGCGGATATCGAAAACGACATTGATGAATCTCTGCTGTGGAGCTACGTGCGCGCGGTCAATCCCGGCTATTGGGGTGAAAACACGAAAGGTTATCCAAACGATGTCGTGATGCGCGATATGGGTTTGGCGGTGAAGATTCAGGACGATTGGCTGCCAACCGTCGGCGGATTGATGCTGTTTGGGCTGAATAATCGCATCGCCGAACTGATGCCGCGAACGGACGTTTTGCTAACTCGTTACAGCGGGCCACATCAGAAAGCCAACAACCTGCCAGTGATTGAATCTGTTCGGTTACAAGGCAATTTGCTCAGACAGGCGGACGGTTCGCTGAACTTCCTCAAACGTTATGTGGATTTGCGTGAAGCCCGGCCTTCGCGCAAGACGCGGGAAAACGGTTTGGTGCAATCCATCGAAGAGATTTTTGCGGATTCCTATGGCCATTTCGTTCCCGGCAGATCGAATTATCATCGCAGTGCTATCATCGAAACCTTGACCAACTTTCTGGTTCACCGCGACCTGAGCGCCCGCGACCGACAGGCCCGCATCAACATTTATGACGACTGCATTGAATTCGTCAATCCTGCACAGCCGCCTGAGTTGCCAATGGTTTCGCTTCGCTACGGGCTGACCTGTCCACCCAACCCTCGCGTGAAAGCCATCTTTACCAATCGGCATTACGGAACTGCGTTGAGTGCTGAAACTATCTGCGGAGGCGTGGCGATGGTTTGCGCCGAAACCATCAACTTTGCCCGCCGCGCTCCCGAAGGCCCCAGCCTGACCAACAACGAATTCCGGTTAAAACTTTACGGATTGCAATAA
- the tatA gene encoding twin-arginine translocase TatA/TatE family subunit: MFGLGYPEMIVILVIILVLFGGSRLPSLAKGLGESIRSFKQGVASGEDEDKKE; encoded by the coding sequence ATGTTTGGACTTGGTTATCCTGAGATGATCGTCATTCTGGTCATCATCCTGGTTCTTTTCGGAGGAAGCCGCCTGCCATCGCTCGCCAAAGGCCTGGGCGAAAGCATTCGCAGCTTCAAACAGGGCGTTGCTTCGGGCGAGGATGAAGATAAAAAGGAATAG
- the ileS gene encoding isoleucine--tRNA ligase, translating into MSTEAKLDLKSTVNLPKTDFPQKGNLPQNEPIRLQKWDAMNLYAKLREVRAGKPLYVLHDGPPYANGRLHIGHILNKTLKDFCVKSRSMMGYWAPYVPGWDCHGLPIEIKVEEALGSKKHEMPAIEIRRAARKHAEKFIAIQREDFKRAGIFGEWDNPYQTMNFKYQADIVRCFSTFVEKGSVYKGMRPVHWCISCATSLAEAEIEYNDHTSHSIYVKFPFPDAAKLDPTLAGKPVSIVIWTTTPWTLPANLGISFNPEFEYSAVSVGNEVFIVATGLLEQVAAKVGWENYEIIGTYSGEKFDRLNARHPFIERNSLLMLGNHVTLDAGTGAVHTAPGHGYEDYVIGKQYGLDVYNPVDGRGFFMKDVGHFAGMRVVPITKADAERDGNKAVIRHLEEIGALLKVESFQHQYPHCWRCHNPVIFRATPQWFISMSVTNLNERAIAACDEVEWHPTWGRDRMKSMFKDRPDWCISRQRIWGVPITVFYCDDCGETLCDPAVINHVADIFEKESADAWYERDAKDLLPAGASCKCGSTNLRKEMDILDVWFDSGASSIAVLKEYGLPYPATVYLEGGDQFRGWFNSSLVVGLEVKGQPPYREVITYGWVVDVSGDKMSKSRGTGVELATVLKTSGVEILRLWASALNYYEDMRVSDEILKRISDAYRKLRNTARYCLGNLDGFDPEKDRVPVEEMFEIDRWALTAMNDVTKKVLEAYEAYDFTEVYRTLYGFATIELSALYFDILKDRLYTYAPKSLARRSAQTALYEIVHQFARLIAPILVFTADEIWENIPGAKAEAESVHLTVFPAYDETLSNDALLDRYERLFEIRNTVTKSLEDARNAKQIGSALEARITIFADAATRSFLESFGKDLRFFFIVSGVELKEGTELKVEVAHADGEKCERCWHYTNDVGSDPRFPGACARCAANLEEMQAR; encoded by the coding sequence ATGAGTACCGAAGCGAAACTTGATCTGAAATCCACTGTCAACCTACCCAAAACCGACTTTCCGCAAAAAGGCAACTTGCCGCAAAACGAACCCATTCGGTTGCAGAAGTGGGACGCAATGAACCTGTACGCCAAACTGCGCGAAGTCCGCGCAGGCAAACCGTTGTATGTGCTGCACGACGGGCCGCCGTATGCCAACGGGCGGCTGCACATCGGCCACATTCTGAACAAAACCCTGAAAGATTTTTGCGTCAAATCCCGCTCAATGATGGGGTACTGGGCGCCGTACGTGCCGGGTTGGGATTGTCACGGATTGCCGATTGAGATCAAGGTCGAAGAAGCGCTCGGTTCCAAGAAACATGAAATGCCCGCGATTGAAATCCGTCGCGCGGCGCGCAAACACGCCGAAAAGTTCATCGCCATTCAGCGCGAAGATTTCAAACGCGCAGGGATTTTCGGCGAATGGGATAATCCCTACCAGACGATGAATTTCAAGTATCAGGCCGACATCGTTCGTTGTTTCAGTACGTTCGTCGAAAAAGGCTCCGTGTACAAAGGCATGCGCCCCGTACACTGGTGCATCAGTTGTGCGACTTCGTTGGCAGAAGCGGAAATCGAATACAACGACCACACCAGCCATTCGATTTACGTCAAATTTCCGTTTCCCGACGCGGCGAAACTCGATCCGACATTGGCAGGAAAACCGGTCAGCATCGTCATCTGGACGACCACACCGTGGACGTTGCCCGCCAATTTGGGCATCAGCTTCAACCCGGAATTTGAATACAGCGCGGTTTCCGTCGGCAACGAGGTATTCATTGTTGCCACTGGTTTGCTCGAACAAGTCGCCGCCAAAGTGGGTTGGGAAAACTATGAAATTATTGGCACTTACAGCGGCGAAAAGTTTGACCGGTTGAACGCGCGGCATCCGTTTATTGAGCGCAACAGTCTGTTAATGCTTGGCAATCACGTCACGCTCGATGCCGGAACGGGCGCGGTTCACACTGCGCCCGGACACGGTTACGAAGATTACGTCATCGGCAAACAGTACGGCCTGGACGTGTATAACCCTGTGGATGGCCGCGGCTTTTTTATGAAAGACGTGGGGCATTTTGCGGGAATGCGCGTTGTGCCGATTACCAAAGCCGATGCCGAACGCGACGGCAACAAAGCTGTTATCAGGCATTTAGAGGAAATCGGCGCTTTGCTGAAAGTCGAATCCTTCCAGCATCAGTACCCGCATTGCTGGCGTTGCCACAATCCTGTGATCTTCCGAGCCACGCCGCAATGGTTCATTTCGATGTCGGTGACGAATCTCAACGAGCGTGCGATTGCCGCTTGCGATGAAGTGGAATGGCACCCTACTTGGGGACGCGACCGCATGAAGAGCATGTTCAAGGATCGTCCCGACTGGTGCATTTCCCGCCAGCGCATCTGGGGCGTGCCGATTACTGTGTTTTATTGCGACGATTGCGGCGAAACGCTATGCGATCCGGCAGTGATCAATCACGTTGCAGACATCTTTGAAAAAGAATCCGCCGACGCCTGGTACGAACGCGACGCCAAGGACCTGCTTCCGGCAGGCGCAAGCTGCAAGTGCGGTTCGACCAATTTGCGCAAGGAAATGGATATTTTGGATGTGTGGTTTGATTCCGGCGCAAGCTCGATAGCAGTGCTGAAAGAATATGGATTGCCCTATCCGGCCACCGTGTATCTGGAAGGCGGCGACCAGTTTCGCGGCTGGTTCAATTCGTCGCTGGTGGTTGGATTGGAAGTCAAAGGACAGCCGCCGTACCGCGAAGTCATTACCTACGGCTGGGTGGTGGATGTCAGCGGCGACAAAATGTCGAAATCCAGGGGCACTGGCGTTGAACTTGCCACAGTACTGAAAACCAGCGGCGTGGAGATTTTGCGGCTGTGGGCTTCGGCGCTGAATTATTACGAAGACATGCGCGTGTCCGACGAAATCCTGAAGCGCATTTCGGACGCGTACCGCAAGCTGCGCAACACCGCGCGATATTGTTTGGGCAATCTGGATGGGTTTGATCCTGAAAAGGATCGCGTGCCGGTCGAGGAAATGTTCGAGATTGATCGCTGGGCGCTGACGGCGATGAATGACGTGACCAAAAAAGTGCTGGAAGCTTATGAAGCATACGACTTTACGGAAGTGTATCGAACGCTTTACGGCTTTGCGACGATTGAATTGTCGGCATTGTATTTCGACATCCTGAAAGACCGGCTTTACACCTACGCGCCGAAATCGCTGGCACGGCGCTCGGCGCAAACGGCGTTGTACGAAATCGTTCATCAGTTTGCGCGGTTGATCGCGCCGATTCTGGTCTTCACGGCGGATGAAATCTGGGAAAACATTCCCGGCGCAAAAGCCGAAGCCGAATCCGTCCATCTGACGGTGTTTCCGGCGTATGACGAAACGCTAAGCAATGACGCGTTGCTGGATCGCTACGAACGATTGTTCGAGATTCGCAACACAGTGACGAAATCGCTGGAAGATGCGCGAAACGCCAAGCAAATCGGTTCCGCGCTGGAAGCGAGAATCACGATTTTCGCCGACGCCGCCACGCGAAGCTTCCTGGAATCCTTTGGCAAAGACCTGCGGTTCTTTTTCATCGTTTCCGGTGTTGAATTGAAAGAGGGCACGGAGTTGAAGGTCGAAGTTGCGCACGCCGACGGCGAAAAGTGCGAACGGTGTTGGCATTACACCAATGACGTCGGTTCCGATCCGCGCTTTCCCGGCGCATGCGCTCGCTGCGCCGCGAACCTTGAAGAGATGCAGGCGAGATAG
- the lspA gene encoding signal peptidase II has translation MKNKLPYFIIAAVVLAADQLTKAWAVAKLKPVVLIEVFPGYFRLVYATNRGVAFSMFADGQFDARWIFAAISIAAAVFVSVYLLRTPTGKFRLSASLALLLAGITGNLIDRIRLGEVIDFLGFHWQDKYSWPIFNLADSAICVGAVLLALEMLFEERDTKIESGDPRAVAEETTQPEG, from the coding sequence ATGAAAAACAAACTTCCTTATTTCATCATTGCGGCTGTGGTTTTGGCCGCCGATCAACTGACGAAAGCTTGGGCCGTGGCAAAGCTCAAGCCTGTTGTTTTGATCGAAGTTTTTCCCGGATATTTCCGTTTGGTGTATGCCACCAATCGCGGCGTGGCATTCAGCATGTTTGCCGATGGTCAATTCGATGCGCGCTGGATTTTCGCGGCGATTTCGATCGCGGCGGCGGTATTTGTTTCGGTGTATTTGCTCCGAACCCCAACGGGCAAGTTTCGGTTGAGCGCTTCGCTGGCGCTGTTGCTGGCGGGGATTACCGGCAATTTGATTGATCGCATACGGCTGGGCGAAGTGATTGATTTTCTGGGTTTTCATTGGCAAGACAAGTACTCCTGGCCGATTTTCAACCTGGCGGATTCGGCAATTTGCGTGGGAGCCGTTTTGCTGGCGCTGGAAATGTTGTTTGAAGAGCGCGACACAAAAATTGAATCCGGCGATCCAAGAGCGGTCGCTGAAGAAACTACTCAGCCCGAAGGCTGA
- a CDS encoding methyltransferase domain-containing protein, giving the protein MRLAYFSPLPPSKSGIADYNAELLPYLAKGADITVFVEQAEELRLNQDRKDYAVQYATHFTEINRQTPFDLCIYHQGNNPYHEFVYERALQTPGLLVLHEHCLHHLIAWRTLGRKDEDGYWDELFYDYGRLGARVAEMRALGVGSEYQQFLMPLNRRLVAGSLGIITHNDYAASQLEGLSAATPLEIIPHHLAPQTFALDELDVAQCRHSLGIPESAWVVASMGFITQSKRIPTVLAAFKRLLAVAPEAMFLIVGEDHWKWSVAPLIEEMGLGNRVRITGYTTEKDFFRYLKAADAIVNLRFPTAGETSGTLIRSLGAGKPVVVTDFGQFAELPDDVCLKVSAGPDEEKELYAKLRALVYRPTLREQLSRCAAEWIRGENEISRCAARYLNFAERIVKQHGAQPSSCRSTATKIYSSEVGSLKAELQTVPLKFKEPETIKLYRAESLEYVKGFFAEDPNASSYLQKHGKRILETVELIPVGDESQRLLELSSYLQMTPLIKRHGRYGEIVLTNWWKGETRSQLQTVTNAVTGERLSFDMLNLDVERDRFPFPDEHFDVALCCELIEHLTTDPMHMLIELNRVLKWGGLLIVTTPNIASALSLGKALAGNSPYVYGEYNPKSPGDRHSREYTPNDIKIALNAAGFKVVKLFTKDLWAETDEAFLQWLDQTAVPRELRGDNIFAVGRKLSTQFDRFPDGLYD; this is encoded by the coding sequence ATGCGTCTGGCTTATTTCAGCCCATTGCCTCCCAGCAAATCCGGCATTGCCGACTATAACGCCGAACTTTTGCCTTATTTGGCAAAGGGCGCGGACATCACCGTTTTCGTCGAGCAGGCGGAAGAGCTTCGGCTGAATCAGGATCGTAAGGATTACGCTGTTCAATACGCGACGCACTTTACTGAAATCAACCGCCAGACACCATTCGACCTCTGCATTTATCACCAGGGCAATAATCCATATCACGAATTTGTTTACGAGCGCGCGCTGCAAACGCCGGGCTTGCTGGTGTTGCATGAACACTGTTTGCATCACCTGATCGCCTGGCGAACGCTTGGGCGCAAGGACGAAGACGGGTACTGGGACGAACTTTTTTACGATTATGGTCGGCTTGGCGCTCGCGTAGCGGAAATGCGCGCCTTGGGCGTGGGCAGCGAATACCAGCAGTTTTTGATGCCGCTCAATCGCCGCCTGGTCGCGGGCAGTTTAGGCATCATCACGCATAACGACTATGCCGCTTCGCAATTGGAAGGTTTGAGCGCCGCCACACCCCTTGAAATCATTCCGCATCATCTCGCGCCACAGACGTTCGCGCTGGATGAGCTTGATGTTGCGCAATGTCGCCACAGTCTGGGCATTCCCGAATCGGCCTGGGTCGTCGCTTCGATGGGATTCATTACCCAATCCAAACGAATTCCGACGGTTCTGGCTGCGTTCAAACGATTGCTGGCGGTTGCGCCGGAGGCGATGTTTCTGATCGTTGGCGAAGATCACTGGAAGTGGAGCGTTGCTCCGCTGATTGAAGAAATGGGTTTGGGCAACCGGGTTCGCATCACCGGATACACCACGGAAAAAGATTTCTTTCGGTATTTGAAAGCCGCTGACGCCATCGTCAATTTGCGCTTTCCGACGGCGGGAGAAACGTCCGGGACGCTGATCCGTTCGCTGGGCGCAGGCAAACCGGTCGTCGTCACAGACTTCGGCCAGTTCGCCGAATTGCCGGACGACGTTTGTCTGAAAGTTTCCGCCGGGCCTGATGAAGAGAAAGAGTTGTATGCGAAATTGCGCGCGTTGGTGTATCGCCCGACGCTGCGCGAACAACTCAGCCGCTGCGCCGCCGAATGGATTCGCGGCGAAAATGAAATCAGCCGTTGCGCCGCGCGCTATCTGAATTTCGCTGAACGAATCGTGAAACAGCATGGAGCTCAGCCTTCGAGCTGTCGGTCTACCGCAACAAAAATATATTCATCAGAAGTCGGCAGCCTGAAGGCTGAGCTCCAAACCGTCCCGCTGAAGTTCAAAGAGCCGGAGACGATCAAACTCTACCGCGCAGAATCCCTGGAATACGTCAAAGGCTTTTTTGCCGAAGACCCCAATGCCAGCAGCTATCTGCAAAAACACGGCAAGCGAATTTTGGAAACAGTTGAGTTGATTCCGGTCGGCGACGAAAGCCAGCGGTTATTGGAACTGAGCAGCTATCTGCAAATGACGCCGTTGATCAAACGGCACGGGCGATATGGCGAAATCGTGCTGACCAATTGGTGGAAAGGCGAAACGCGCAGCCAACTGCAAACCGTCACGAACGCCGTGACAGGCGAACGCTTAAGCTTCGATATGCTCAACCTAGATGTCGAACGCGATCGCTTTCCGTTTCCCGACGAACATTTCGATGTCGCGCTGTGCTGCGAATTGATCGAGCATCTGACGACCGATCCAATGCATATGCTGATTGAGTTGAATCGAGTTCTGAAATGGGGCGGATTGTTAATCGTCACCACGCCGAACATCGCCAGCGCCTTGAGCTTGGGCAAAGCCCTGGCAGGCAACAGCCCGTACGTGTACGGCGAATACAATCCGAAAAGTCCCGGCGACCGGCACAGCCGCGAATACACGCCCAACGACATCAAAATTGCGCTCAACGCCGCCGGTTTCAAAGTCGTCAAGCTGTTCACCAAGGACCTGTGGGCCGAAACCGACGAAGCGTTTTTGCAGTGGCTGGATCAAACTGCGGTTCCGCGCGAGCTTCGCGGCGACAATATTTTTGCGGTTGGGCGAAAGCTGAGCACGCAGTTTGACCGCTTCCCGGATGGCCTCTATGACTGA
- a CDS encoding ABC transporter ATP-binding protein gives MISVHNVSKLYRVYDSPSGRLKEILLRGRRKYHRDFWALENVSLEVPTGEAVGIIGRNGAGKTTLLQIIAGVLQPTLGDVRVEGRVTALLELGSGFNPEYTGRENILLSGQILGFSEDEMRRRLDVIVQFAELEAFVDQPVKTYSTGMLMRLAFASAIHVDPDVLIVDEALSVGDVYFQRKSLDRMEYFRKAGKTVLFVSHDPMLVQRFCTQALWIESGKVAMTGNAREVVTAYQAFCAKLEDDRLRNAARNGGIGSREHDKILRDLQLTGSRWGNGKIRFTNVEMLNARGEATWVFRTGEELTIRLHLESDANYPQPIFAIDIHRYDGIFIGSINNLDTHTTRLPVHRGANSIDLHIPKLELSHNVYFLSLKAYTQNGSPDWNDPADIHNQMYQFDVVSDQAIHGLMKFDAEWKANT, from the coding sequence ATGATTTCCGTTCACAACGTTTCCAAACTTTATCGCGTGTACGATTCGCCGTCCGGCAGGTTGAAGGAAATCCTGCTGCGCGGACGGCGAAAATATCACCGCGATTTTTGGGCTTTGGAAAACGTTAGCCTGGAAGTTCCCACGGGCGAAGCCGTCGGCATCATCGGACGAAATGGAGCAGGGAAGACGACGCTGCTGCAAATCATCGCTGGCGTCTTGCAGCCAACGCTTGGCGATGTACGCGTCGAAGGTCGCGTGACAGCGTTGCTCGAACTCGGCAGCGGATTCAATCCCGAATACACCGGTCGCGAAAACATTCTGCTCAGTGGCCAGATTCTGGGCTTCAGCGAAGACGAAATGCGGCGGCGGCTGGATGTGATCGTGCAATTTGCCGAACTCGAAGCTTTTGTAGATCAGCCGGTTAAGACGTATTCGACTGGTATGTTGATGCGGCTGGCCTTTGCTTCGGCAATTCACGTAGACCCGGATGTGTTGATCGTGGATGAAGCCTTGTCGGTTGGCGATGTGTATTTTCAGCGTAAATCTCTGGATCGAATGGAATACTTCCGCAAAGCCGGAAAGACCGTGTTGTTCGTTTCGCACGACCCGATGCTGGTGCAACGGTTTTGCACGCAAGCGTTATGGATCGAAAGCGGCAAAGTGGCGATGACCGGCAATGCGCGCGAAGTCGTCACGGCGTATCAAGCCTTTTGCGCCAAGTTGGAAGACGACCGGCTGCGCAATGCGGCGCGCAACGGTGGCATTGGTTCCCGCGAACACGACAAAATCCTGCGCGACTTGCAACTCACAGGGTCTCGCTGGGGCAACGGCAAGATTCGATTCACGAATGTCGAGATGCTGAACGCGCGTGGCGAAGCGACCTGGGTCTTCCGCACCGGCGAAGAGCTGACCATCCGATTGCATCTGGAATCCGACGCCAATTACCCGCAGCCAATTTTTGCCATAGATATTCATCGGTACGACGGCATTTTCATCGGCAGCATCAACAACCTGGACACGCACACAACCCGTTTGCCCGTTCACCGCGGAGCGAATTCGATTGATTTGCACATTCCAAAGCTGGAGCTTTCGCACAACGTGTACTTCCTTTCGCTGAAAGCCTACACGCAAAACGGCTCGCCTGACTGGAACGACCCGGCGGACATTCACAACCAGATGTACCAATTCGATGTCGTGTCAGACCAGGCCATTCACGGTTTGATGAAATTTGACGCTGAGTGGAAAGCGAATACATAA
- the lgt gene encoding prolipoprotein diacylglyceryl transferase: MFPELFKIPYLNFTIYTYGLLVALSFIVGLWVMSKLAERDGLDKHKVYDLGLWVLVASLVGSKLLLIITEWNERYSGNIGAIFSLDFLRSNGVFYGGFIGAVVASVIVMWKYKMSWWRTADAFAPGIAIGHFIGRLGCFSAGCCWGKPTTAWCGVHFTEKGYEATGVPTTVEQLGDPIQRSVWADKLGSLTAPLKLHPTQLYEAGALLVIFVILLMMFRHRKFHGQIVLAYAMLYSVARFIVEFWRDDPRGEVMGLSTSQFIAILFFIGALIGFIYKMLSERKTALGIEKRPQSAT; encoded by the coding sequence ATGTTTCCTGAACTGTTTAAGATTCCCTATTTGAATTTCACGATATACACCTATGGCCTGTTGGTGGCGCTTTCGTTCATCGTAGGGTTGTGGGTGATGTCCAAACTTGCGGAGCGGGATGGGTTGGACAAACATAAAGTCTATGACCTGGGTTTGTGGGTGTTGGTTGCTTCGCTGGTAGGGTCGAAACTGCTGCTGATTATTACCGAATGGAACGAACGGTACAGCGGCAACATCGGCGCAATTTTCAGCCTGGATTTTCTGCGGTCGAATGGCGTGTTTTACGGTGGATTCATCGGCGCAGTGGTCGCGTCGGTGATCGTGATGTGGAAATACAAAATGTCCTGGTGGCGGACGGCTGACGCCTTTGCGCCGGGCATTGCCATCGGACATTTCATTGGCCGGTTGGGATGTTTCAGCGCCGGTTGTTGTTGGGGCAAACCGACTACGGCGTGGTGCGGAGTTCATTTCACCGAAAAAGGTTACGAAGCAACGGGCGTTCCGACCACGGTTGAACAACTTGGCGATCCGATTCAGCGCAGTGTGTGGGCAGACAAGCTCGGCAGCTTGACCGCGCCGCTGAAATTGCATCCAACGCAACTTTACGAAGCCGGTGCGCTGTTGGTGATTTTCGTGATTTTGTTGATGATGTTTCGCCATCGAAAATTTCACGGCCAGATCGTGTTGGCGTACGCGATGCTTTATTCAGTGGCGCGCTTCATCGTCGAATTTTGGCGTGACGACCCGCGCGGTGAAGTGATGGGGCTTTCGACTTCGCAATTTATCGCCATTCTGTTTTTTATCGGCGCGCTGATCGGGTTTATTTACAAAATGCTGAGCGAGCGCAAAACCGCTCTTGGCATTGAAAAGAGGCCGCAATCCGCAACTTAA